Genomic DNA from Aminobacterium mobile DSM 12262:
CGAGTAAAGGTTGGAAAATACGTAGAACCCCAAAAAGCTCAAGAGTGTGAAAAAGATATTGTAAACGAAGACGATCAGTCTAAGGCATAGAAATATCTTAAATTGATTCTTTTTATTTTATAGAGGTGATAGGAATGTCAAAGGTAGTTGGTATAGACCTCGGAACAACAAATAGCTGTATAGCTGTTAAAGAGGGAGATAACGTAACTATTATTCCCAATGCGGAGGGAGCTCGGACGACTCCTTCTGTCGTGGCTTTTACAAAAGATGGAGAGCGTCTTGTAGGACAGCTTGCGAAACGACAAGCCATAGTTAATGCTGACCATACGATTATGTCTATCAAAAGAGATATGGGGTCTGAGGAAACAGTAAAAATTGACGGTAAAGCATATACACCCCAAGAAATATCGGCCATGGTTCTACAGAAACTTAAAAGAGACGCAGAAGATTATTTAGGCGAGCCAGTAACAAAAGCAGTTATTACCGTGCCCGCCTACTTTACCGATGCTCAGCGTCAAGCTACGAAAGATGCAGGAACTATTGCTGGTCTTGAAGTTCTTCGTATTATTAATGAGCCTACTGCAGCGTGTTTAGCCTATGGTGATAATAAACAGGGAGAGAGTAAAATTCTTGTTTTTGACCTTGGCGGGGGAACTTTTGATGTTTCCATTCTTGACGTAGGCGAAGGAGTATACGAAGTTCTCGCTACTTCTGGTGATAACCGCCTTGGCGGTGATGATTGGGATAATCGCATAGTGGAATGGATGGTAGCAGAGTTTAAAAAGACTGAAGGTATTGATCTCAATAATGATCGGATGGCTTTGCAGCGTTTACGTGAAGCGGCAGAGAAGGCGAAGATTGAATTGACATCTATGCCGGAAACCACTATCTCTCTTCCATTCATCACAGCTAATGAAACTGGACCTAAACATTTGGAAATGTCCTTGTCACGGGCTAAGTTTGAAGAGCTGACAAGAGATCTAATGACTCGCGTAGAAGGGCCTGTAAAACGCGCATTAAGTGATTCGGGGCTTTCTACGAACGAAATTAACAAGGTGTTGTTGGTCGGTGGCTCATCCCGTATGCCTATGGTTCAGAAAAAAATTCAGGAGCTTCTGGGGAAAGAGCCTTCTAAGGGGATCAATCCTGATGAATGTGTAGCTGCTGGAGCAGCTCTGCAGGGAGCAATTCTTTCTGGAGATCATAAAGATATTGTTCTAGTGGATGTAACTCCCCTATCTCTTGGAATTGAGACTTTAGGTGGTGTCTTTACAAAAATAATAGAGAGAAATACGGCTATTCCTGTTTCTCGAAGCCAGGTTTTCTCTACTGCCTCTGATAATCAGAACCAGGTGGAAATAGTAGTTTTACAGGGAGAGCGGCCTATGGCCGCAGATAACGTGAAGTTAGGCAGCTTTACGCTTGATGGAATTCCGCCAGCACCTCGCGGTATTCCCCAGATTGAAGTTACGTTTAATATAGACGTTAATGGAATTTTAAATGTTTCCGCTAAAGATAAGGGTACAGGGAAAGAGCAGAAGGTTACGATTCAGTCGTCCAGGCTCTCTGATGATGAGATTGAAAAAATGAAAAAACAGGCTGAAGAGCACGAGAAAGACGATCTTCAGCGTAGAGATGCGGCTGAAGTGAAGAACGAATCCGATGGTGTTGTCTATCAGGCTGAAAAGCTGATGAAAGACCATGGAGATAAAATGTCAGCTGAGGAAAAGGGAACAATCAACTCTGCCGTTGATAATTTAAAGAAAGCTATTGAAGGTGACGATACAGAGAAAATGAAAGCCGCCAAAGATGCTCTCCTCAAAGAAGTTCAGGAATTTTCGGCACGACTTTATAGCCAGGCCGAATCTGCTGATTCAACGAGTGGGCAGCAGAGTGAAAATTCTCATAGCCAAGAAACAGGGGAAACAGTTGACGCTGAATTCAGCGATCATGGTCAGGCGTAAGGAGTGATCTGAGGTGCCATCTCCCGGCGCGCAGGAAGATTTTTACGAGATACTTGGCGTTCCCCGGGATGCCTCTGCAGCTGATATAAAAAAGGCCTATCGGCGGCTTGTTCGTAAGTACCATCCCGATGCGAACCCTGGGAATATGGAGGCCGAAGAAAAGTTCAAGAAAATTAATGCGGCCTATGAAGTGTTGAGTGACTCGCAAAAGCGGGCACAGTACGATCAGTTTGGAACAGTAGGAGACATGCCTCCAGGCGGGGGTCCCTTTGAGGGCTTCGGCGGGATGGGCGATATGTTTGGGGATATTTTTGAGAATATCTTTGGTGGGGGAATGGGGCGGCGAAGGGCTGACCCTCGAGCCCCTCGCCGTGGTGCAGATCTTGAAATGGCTCTTTCCATTTCTTTGGAAGATGCAGCTCGCGGCATCGAGCCGGAAGTGGAAATACCTCGATGGGAGAATTGTAGCCGTTGTGGCGGCTCTGGAGCAGAACCTGGAACAACTCCGGAAACATGCTCTCGTTGTGGTGGCACTGGGCAAATAGAGACGCGCCAGCAGACGCCTTTTGGTCAATTTGTATCCGTTACTACGTGTCCTCAGTGCGGTGGATCTGGACAGTTTATCAAACAAAAATGCAGCCAGTGTGGCGGTCAGGGACGGCAGAAAGTTCCCCACCGTCTGAAAGTTCGCATACCAGCTGGCGTAGATACAGGCACAAGGCTGCGTATTCATGGAGAAGGCGAAGTTGGCTTTAATGGAGGTCCTCCAGGGGATCTTTTCCTTGTAATTCAGGTGAAAGACCATCCTGTTTTCAAAAGAGACGAGGGGGATCTCCATCGGAAGACAGTGCTAGCCTTTCCTATGGCTGCTCTTGGGGGCTCAATTGAGGTTGAGACGCTCATTGATGGAGTGGAGAAACTTGAAATTCCAGCAGGGACTCAGCCAGGTAAGGTTTTTAGACTTCGGGGTAAAGGGATGCCCAGGCTTCGAGGTGGACGAGGAAGAGGGGATTTATTTGTTCATGTAACGATCGATATTCCCACTCGTTTAACTGAAAAGCAGCGGGCTCTCATTGAAGGATTAGCGAAAGAGATGGAATTAGATGTTAAGGATGAGGGGCTCTTCTCTAAATTCAGAAACATCTTTGGTTCTTGAGGTATAGCTGTAAAATCCTTCCATACGTGATAGACTCGACGTCAATCGGGGAGGCTTGAAGCCTCCCCGATTTTTCACAGGATTTTTCTAAAAGAGGAGGACACATCATGACCAAGGGAGATAGCTTTTGGTGGTACATTACCCTTGAAGCTACATTAGAGCTTGAAGAAGTGCTGTCTTCACTTGCCGATCTTTCTGGAGGTATTGGTTCTGAAGAGCATGAGAGTTCTGGCAGCGTCAGAATGAGGATTTATTACCGCACCTTCCAAGATTTAGGCTATTGGCTTGAAGAGTTGAATAGATACTTAGGTTCATGGCCAGGGGTATCTGTTGTAGATATGGGAAAAATAGAGAACAGACAATGGCATACAGAGTGGAAAGAGGCTTTTCCTCCTCTCCCTGTGGGGGAGCGGTTTGTGGTTTTAGCTCCATGGCATAGAGGAAGCGAACCTCAGGATAGAATCCCTCTCTATATATATCCAGGCTCCGCTTTTGGTACTGGATATCATGAAAGCACGCAAATAGCGTTGTCCCTCCTTGAGAAATATATGCGGCCTGATTTTGATGTAGCAGATATTGGCACAGGGTCTGGCATCCTTTTTATTGGAGCTGTTCGGCTTGGTGCCCGTCATGTCTATGCTCGAGATTTGGATCCGGCGGTGCTGGATGAGGTCTTGAATAATATGGAACTTAACGGCGTCTATAAAGAGGATGTAGACTTGCAGGAGGGGGATCTCCTTAAGGGGTTTCATGAAACAGTGGATATCCTTATGGCTAATATAGTTATTGAGCCTCTTCTCACAATGCTTCCAAGCGTACCTGCCGCATTGAAAGAGGATGGGATAGCTATCTTTTCCGGTTTATTACTGAAGGAAAAGGAAACCTTCATAAAAGCGTTGAAAGAAATAGGTCTTGAGATTATTGACGACGTAGCTTGCAATGATTGGTGGGGGGTAGCAGTAACGAAAAAATGAAGAGATCGTTAATAAACAAGCGAATAGTCATAATAGCCATGGGGTGCAGAACAAATCAGTCTGAAGCCGATGCCCTAGCCTCTATGCTCGAGGCTTTTGGCGCTCATATTGTCTCTTCGCCTCCTTATGATGGAGCTATTCTGGTTTCTTGTACTGTTACTTCTATGGCAGATAAAAAGAGCCGTCAGTTTGCAAGACGGTTGCGACGTGAATCGAAAGATGCTGTTATAGTGGCGTGCGGATGTTGGGCTCAGAAAGTGCCTTCTCAGATAGCTCAAGGCCTTGGTGTGGATATTCTTGTTGGCACGAGACAAAAAGCGAGTATCCCGACCCTTATGGAGGAAGCCTTCGAGAAGAAAAATAATATCTTTACTGATTTACGCAGTGATGTTCTTTACGATTCCTCGTGGGATCCTCTTTTTCAAAGGCATCCTCTCTTGCATACTCGGGCTTTCGTCAAAGTACAAGACGGATGCAATCATTTTTGTTCGTATTGCATCATCCCTTTCGTGCGAGGCAAACCAGTGAGCCGTCCATGGCAGGATGTACTGAATGAGGTCCATTCTATAGTGGATTCAGGATGTTCAGAGGTAGTCCTTACTGGTGTCCACCTTGGCTTATATGGTGCTTATGGCGAAATTTCTCTGGGAGAGCTTGTCCGTCGGATTGGTTCTGTTCCAGGTGTTCGTCGGATACGCTTCGGGTCTCTTGAACCTTTCGGTATTGATGACACCTTGTTATCTGCCCTTGCTGAAACTCCTCAATTTTGTCCTCATTTGCACCTTCCGTTACAGAGTGGGGATGATGATGTTCTCGAAAGGATGGGAAGAGGCTATACTGTCTCCGATTTTATGGCGTCTGTAAAAAGGATCCGCTCTTTTCTGGGCGAGCGAGTTCATATCAGTACTGATATCCTTGTAGGATTTCCTGGAGAAAGCGACAGGGCTTTTCGTAATACCCTCCGTATAATGGACGAGATAGGTTTGGGGAAAGTACATGTCTTCCCTTACTCTATTCGACAGGGAACGCGAGCTGCATCTTTTAAGGAGCAAATTCCTCGGG
This window encodes:
- a CDS encoding 50S ribosomal protein L11 methyltransferase; this encodes MTKGDSFWWYITLEATLELEEVLSSLADLSGGIGSEEHESSGSVRMRIYYRTFQDLGYWLEELNRYLGSWPGVSVVDMGKIENRQWHTEWKEAFPPLPVGERFVVLAPWHRGSEPQDRIPLYIYPGSAFGTGYHESTQIALSLLEKYMRPDFDVADIGTGSGILFIGAVRLGARHVYARDLDPAVLDEVLNNMELNGVYKEDVDLQEGDLLKGFHETVDILMANIVIEPLLTMLPSVPAALKEDGIAIFSGLLLKEKETFIKALKEIGLEIIDDVACNDWWGVAVTKK
- the dnaJ gene encoding molecular chaperone DnaJ codes for the protein MPSPGAQEDFYEILGVPRDASAADIKKAYRRLVRKYHPDANPGNMEAEEKFKKINAAYEVLSDSQKRAQYDQFGTVGDMPPGGGPFEGFGGMGDMFGDIFENIFGGGMGRRRADPRAPRRGADLEMALSISLEDAARGIEPEVEIPRWENCSRCGGSGAEPGTTPETCSRCGGTGQIETRQQTPFGQFVSVTTCPQCGGSGQFIKQKCSQCGGQGRQKVPHRLKVRIPAGVDTGTRLRIHGEGEVGFNGGPPGDLFLVIQVKDHPVFKRDEGDLHRKTVLAFPMAALGGSIEVETLIDGVEKLEIPAGTQPGKVFRLRGKGMPRLRGGRGRGDLFVHVTIDIPTRLTEKQRALIEGLAKEMELDVKDEGLFSKFRNIFGS
- the dnaK gene encoding molecular chaperone DnaK; protein product: MSKVVGIDLGTTNSCIAVKEGDNVTIIPNAEGARTTPSVVAFTKDGERLVGQLAKRQAIVNADHTIMSIKRDMGSEETVKIDGKAYTPQEISAMVLQKLKRDAEDYLGEPVTKAVITVPAYFTDAQRQATKDAGTIAGLEVLRIINEPTAACLAYGDNKQGESKILVFDLGGGTFDVSILDVGEGVYEVLATSGDNRLGGDDWDNRIVEWMVAEFKKTEGIDLNNDRMALQRLREAAEKAKIELTSMPETTISLPFITANETGPKHLEMSLSRAKFEELTRDLMTRVEGPVKRALSDSGLSTNEINKVLLVGGSSRMPMVQKKIQELLGKEPSKGINPDECVAAGAALQGAILSGDHKDIVLVDVTPLSLGIETLGGVFTKIIERNTAIPVSRSQVFSTASDNQNQVEIVVLQGERPMAADNVKLGSFTLDGIPPAPRGIPQIEVTFNIDVNGILNVSAKDKGTGKEQKVTIQSSRLSDDEIEKMKKQAEEHEKDDLQRRDAAEVKNESDGVVYQAEKLMKDHGDKMSAEEKGTINSAVDNLKKAIEGDDTEKMKAAKDALLKEVQEFSARLYSQAESADSTSGQQSENSHSQETGETVDAEFSDHGQA
- the mtaB gene encoding tRNA (N(6)-L-threonylcarbamoyladenosine(37)-C(2))-methylthiotransferase MtaB: MKRSLINKRIVIIAMGCRTNQSEADALASMLEAFGAHIVSSPPYDGAILVSCTVTSMADKKSRQFARRLRRESKDAVIVACGCWAQKVPSQIAQGLGVDILVGTRQKASIPTLMEEAFEKKNNIFTDLRSDVLYDSSWDPLFQRHPLLHTRAFVKVQDGCNHFCSYCIIPFVRGKPVSRPWQDVLNEVHSIVDSGCSEVVLTGVHLGLYGAYGEISLGELVRRIGSVPGVRRIRFGSLEPFGIDDTLLSALAETPQFCPHLHLPLQSGDDDVLERMGRGYTVSDFMASVKRIRSFLGERVHISTDILVGFPGESDRAFRNTLRIMDEIGLGKVHVFPYSIRQGTRAASFKEQIPREIAQERVHQTITKGEELLKSYCSQWLGKDIPILVEEVSDGRSTGLTPFFVKVETAQKFSIGDIVTVRPFSYASESLRA